In Streptomyces sp. HUAS ZL42, the DNA window GTGGCGGTCAGGGCGGCGGCTCGGTGGTTTCTGTGCATGTCCCTTGCACCTCGCTGTGCTGATCAGGTGGGAAAGAGGTTTCGGCCTTGACGAAGAGGTCCCGCCCGGCCTGGCGCGGCGGGCGAGGGGTTTGGGGCGTGCCTTGTGCGGCGGAGCGCTGTTGTCTGTGGCAGCCGTGGGTGTGGCCGCTGATGGGTTGCTAGAGCGCGCCACTAGCGCGCTCTAGTTGCCACGTACTATGAAACGGCGCATCGGTGATGTCAACAGGTTTGTCAGGACGTTCCAACAAAATGTCGGATGGTGATCGTGGCGCTACCGACCCTGTTGGTGTGGCGTCGTCAAGGTGAGGCCAGTTGCGGCGAGCTTGGGGGCGCGAGGTCCAGAGGCGCGACGGGGCGAGCTTGCTCAGCCGCGGGACGGGTCACCGGCAGGTGGATGCGCCGCCACGTGGGACACCCGGCGGTCAGTGCGAACGCGGCGGCGGTGGCGGCCGTCAGGCCCACCACGGCGAAGGACGCGGGCAGGCGTGCCGCCGTACAGGAAGGGCAGGCGCAGGGCGGAGCGTCGTGCAGGACGGCGAGGGGCAGGCGTAGGGCGGAGCGTCGTGCAGGACGGCGAGGGGCAGGCGTAGGGCGGAGCGTCGTGCAGGACGGCGAGGGGCAGGCGTAGGGCGGAGCGTCGTGCAGGACGGCGAGGGGCAGGCGTAGGGCGGAGCGTCGTGCAGGACGGCGAGGGGCAGGCGTAGGGGGGAGCCACCGTGCAGGACGGCGAACGGCGCCGACGCGGTCGCTCTCTCGTCGACGCCGCGGTGGCCATCGCCCGGTCGCATCCCGACGAATACATCCGCCACCGGGTCGAGCACCAGGTCCGCAGCTGACCAGCCGCTTGGCACGTGACCGTCTGGCCCTGCGGGGCATCGGCGGGTCGGCCAGAGTCAGGTGGTCCCCACCCGCGATGGAGCACTTCGCGGAGATCGAGGCATGCAGGGCCGCGTACTGTGGCCGGGCCGGATGGGCGGCTGCCGCAGTTGACGACCTTTCAGCTCGGGCGGACCGCTCGGCCGCCGCCTCGAGTTCCTGGTGCAGCCGTGATCGTCGGTTTTCCGGGGAGATGGCCGCGGTGGCTCTCCATCGCGGCCATCTCCCCGCCATGTACGGAGGTTCAGCTGATGCGGTGCACTCGCTGGGTGGTCAGTTCGTAGCGGGCGCCGACGATGGCCAGCGCGCCCGAGTCCACCTTGGCGGCGAGATCGGGCTCCGCGGCGAGCCGTGACCGGATGAGCCGTATGTTCGCGTCGATCGTCGCGTCGATGCGCGCGTCACCCTCCTTGCTGCGGTCGATGGCCGGGCTGATCTGGTCGGCCAGGTACTGGATGTGGGCGGGCAGTTCTTCGCCCGACTCGTCCGCCTGGACCGTGGCCTTCACTGCCCCGCACGACTGGTGGCCGAGCACCATGAGCAGCGGGATGCCCAGCTCGAGCACGCCGTACGCGAGGCTGCCGAGCACGGCCTCGTCGAGGACCTGGCCCGCGCTGCGGACGGTCATCAGATCGCCGAGGCCCTGGTCGAAGACCAGCTCCGGAGGGACCCGGGAGTCGATGCAGCCGAGTATGAGGGCGAAGGGGTGCTGACCGGTCGTCAGCGCCTGGCGGACGACGGGCGTCTCGTCGGGGTGCCGCTCGCGGAAGGTACGCCAGCGGCAGTTGCCCGCCGCCAGCTCCCGCAGAGCCTCCTCGGCGGTGGTGGGCCGCTTGCGCGGAGCGGTGGTGGGGGGCGCGGCGACCGCGGGGGAGGCGCCGACGGCGAGGCCGGTTCCGAGGACAGCGGTCCCGGTGAGCGCGGCGCGCAGGAGGGAGCGCCGGGCGGGGGGTGTCGTGCCGGTGACCGGGGCGCCGGATGCCGTCCGCTGTGGGCGGACCGCTCCGTCAGGTACTGGATCAGAGTTCACGGAGGGGAACGTATGTCCGGCTCGACGCGCCTCCGTTCGGGTTACTGAATCATGGGTGAGTGTTGGCGAATCATGGTCAAGTGTTGAACTTTTCTTGGCGGCCCCGAGAGAAGTCCTTTGGCTGGAGGTCGAGCGGGAAGCGCCGATGTCGACGCCGCATTCGTTGGTCCTGGCGGGTCGTTGACTGGCGCGAAGTACGCGCGCACCGCAGCAAAGACAAAGGCAAGGAGTCGCCCACTCCTTGCCACTCTCAACCTATAGCGCACCGGGGGCCTTGCGGCAAGGCCCGGGTCATGCCGCAGAATCTCTGGCCGAGGCCACGACCTGCGGAAATCGGGGATTCGCGAAGTACATATGCGTTCTTGAAGTGCATGTGCGTTCTTGTTGAATGGGGGATTTCATGATCGACGTGATCATTGCCGGCGGCGGACCGACCGGCTTGATGCTGGCCGGAGAGTTGCGGCTGCACGGCGTGCACGTGCTCGTGCTGGAGAAGGAGGCGGAGCCGACCAGGTACGTCCGCGCGCTCGGCCTGCATGTGCGCAGCATCGAGGTGATGGACCAGCGCGGTCTGCTGGAGCGGTTCCTCGAGCACGGCAAGCAGTACCCGGTCGGCGGCTTCTTCGCCGCCATCGCCAAGCCCGCGCCCGACCGGCTGGACAGCGCGCACGCCTACGTC includes these proteins:
- a CDS encoding carbonic anhydrase — translated: MNSDPVPDGAVRPQRTASGAPVTGTTPPARRSLLRAALTGTAVLGTGLAVGASPAVAAPPTTAPRKRPTTAEEALRELAAGNCRWRTFRERHPDETPVVRQALTTGQHPFALILGCIDSRVPPELVFDQGLGDLMTVRSAGQVLDEAVLGSLAYGVLELGIPLLMVLGHQSCGAVKATVQADESGEELPAHIQYLADQISPAIDRSKEGDARIDATIDANIRLIRSRLAAEPDLAAKVDSGALAIVGARYELTTQRVHRIS